A single region of the Polyodon spathula isolate WHYD16114869_AA chromosome 5, ASM1765450v1, whole genome shotgun sequence genome encodes:
- the LOC121315386 gene encoding glutaminyl-peptide cyclotransferase — MSGCCSTAVIYLGIGFCLTAVISQTAGQTAKVPWTREKLFHKPSLMTTQDTQRVLAQTDVTRMWHNDLRPLLVQRYPSSSGSLAVRQHILNRLGSLRAGWKTEEDTFQADTPYGPLTFSNIIATVNPAAKRRLVLACHYDSKYFPPQQSGRQFVGATDSAAPCAMLLELAQAQDEELLSRKTSNPDLSLQFIFFDGEEALHQWSSTDSLYGSRHLAQKMGSTSHPPGSRDTTQLHGIDLFVLLDLIGAPNPRFGSQFANTARWFTRLQNIERRLHGMGELKNHHAENEYFWPNIRVGPVDDDHVPFYNRGVRILHLIPTPFPAVWHTMDDNEENLDSSTIENLNKILQVFVLEYLKP; from the exons ATGTCTGGGTGCTGCAGTACCGCTGTGATCTATCTAGGTATTGGATTTTGTTTGACGGCAGTTATCAGCCAGACCGCAGGACAGACCGCTAAAGTACCATGGACGCGAGAAAAG CTGTTCCACAAGCCCAGTTTGATGACCACACAAGACACCCAGCGAGTCTTGGCACAGACTGATGTCACCCGGATGTGGCACAATGACCTCCGACCCCTGCTGGTGCAGAGATACCCCAGCTCATCGGGCAGCCTTGCTGTGCGCCAG CACATTTTGAACAGGCTGGGATCACTTCGCGCAGGCTGGAAGACAGAAGAGGATACATTCCAGGCGGACACTCCCTATGGTCCGTTGACCTTTTCCAACATAATCGCCACCGTGAACCCAGCAGCCAAGCGGCGTCTCGTGCTAGCCTGCCACTACGACTCCAAGTACTTCCCTCCGCAGCAGAGCGGCCGCCAGTTTGTTGGAGCCACTGACTCAGCAGCACCGTGTGCCATGCTGCTAGAACTGGCACAGGCTCAAGACGAAGAGCTCCTGTCACGAAAG aCTTCCAATCCAGACCTCTCTCTGCAGTTTATTTTCTTTGATGGAGAGGAGGCTCTGCACCAGTGGTCCTCCACAGACTCTCTCTATGGTTCACGACACCTGGCCCAGAAGATGGGATCCACTTCACACCCGCCTGGCTCCAGGGACACGACCCAGCTGCACGGAATA GATCTGTTTGTGCTGCTGGATTTAATTGGTGCTCCCAATCCCCGCTTCGGCAGCCAGTTTGCAAACACTGCGAGATGGTTCACAAGACTGCAGAATATAG AGCGCCGGCTGCATGGGATGGGTGAGCTGAAGAACCACCACGctgaaaatgaatatttttggCCTAACATTCGTGTTGGGCCTGTCGACGACGATCACGTACCGTTTTATAATAGAG GAGTTCGGATTCTTCACTTGATACCAACGCCTTTCCCTGCAGTCTGGCACACCATGGATGACAATGAAGAAAACCTGGACTCCTCCACCATTGAAAACTTGAATAAGATTCTCCAAGTCTTTGTGCTGGAGTACCTGAAGCCGTAA
- the mocs3 gene encoding adenylyltransferase and sulfurtransferase MOCS3 has product MEHEVEKLKQQLLAKDNEIAVLKEKLALQKDSRCTSSAAGLQEVVTELSRLEERTALSNEEIMRYSRQLLLPELGVKGQLTLSNTSVLVVGCGGLGCPLAQYVAAAGIGRLGLLDYDEVELSNLHRQVLHGEDRQGRPKAQSAAESLKRLNCKVQYVPYNMQLTPENALQLIQQYDIVADCSDNVPTRYLVNDACVLSGKPLVSASALRMEGQLTVYNCRGGPCYRCLYPKPPPPETVTNCSDGGVLGVVPGIMGCIQALEVLKIASGKESSYRQQMLLFDALDTRFRTIKLRPKQAGCAVCGENPTVKALMDYEKFCGSSAADKCRNLCLLPKEQRISVQEYKQVLDTRIPHLLVDVRPPVEVDICHLPFSLNIPLASLEGKKAQQLELLKEKIAEVKQQTNQESVFPVYVICKVGNDSQKAVQILQMMSGKELHSVLVKDIQGGLMAWARKIDPTLPQY; this is encoded by the exons ATGGAGCACGAGGTAGAAAAGCTGAAGCAACAGTTGTTGGCGAAAGACAACGAAATAGCCGTCTTAAAGGAAAAGCTTGCATTGCAAAAG GACTCCCGGTGCACTTCTTCAGCAGCTGGTTTACAAGAAGTAGTCACAGAGCTGAGCCGTTTGGAGGAAAGGACAGCCCTTTCCAATGAAGAAATCATGAGGTACAGCAGACAGCTGCTCCTGCCGGAGCTCGGAGTCAAAG GTCAGTTAACCCTTTCAAATACGTCTGTCCTGGTTGTTGGGTGTGGAGGGCTGGGATGCCCTTTGGCACAGTATGTTGCAGCAGCTGGCATTG GTCGTCTGGGGCTGCTGGATTATGATGAGGTTGAGCTGAGTAACCTGCACCGGCAAGTTCTACATGGAGAGGACAGACAAGGCCGGCCCAAAGCACAGTCCGCAGCAGAGTCACTGAAGAG GCTCAACTGTAAAGTACAGTATGTACCTTATAACATGCAACTGACTCCTGAGAATGCCCTGCAGCTCATTCAACA GTATGACATTGTGGCTGACTGCTCAGACAATGTCCCCACACGCTACCTGGTTAATGATGCCTGTGTTCTCAGTGGGAAACCTTTGGTTTCAGCCAGTGCTCTGAGAATGGAGGGACAG CTCACTGTGTACAACTGCAGAGGTGGTCCGTGCTACAGATGTCTTTACCCAAAGCCTCCTCCACCGGAGACAGTTACCAACTGCTCAGACGGAGGGGTTCTAGGTGTGG TTCCAGGAATCATGGGATGCATTCAAGCCCTGGAGGTCCTGAAGATCGCTTCTGGAAAAGAAT CTTCCTACAGGCAGCAGATGTTACTGTTTGACGCCCTGGATACTCGCTTTCGTACAATTAAGCTGAGACCCAAGCAGGCTGGCTGTGCAGTGTGTGGAGAGAATCCAACTGTGAAAGCCCTCATGGACTATGAGAAGTTCTGTGGGTCTTCAGCAGCTGACAAG TGCAGGAATTTATGTTTGCTTCCAAAAGAGCAAAGAATATCTGTGCAG GAGTACAAACAGGTATTGGATACCCGGATCCCTCACCTTCTCGTGGATGTCCGTCCACCTGTAGAGGTTGACATCTGCCATCTGCCTTTTTCACTCA ACATTCCTCTTGCTAGTTTAGAAGGCAAGAAAGCACAACAGCTAGAACTTCTGAAAGAGAAAATTGCTGAAGTTAAGCAACAGACAAACCAGGAATCTGTTTTtccag tgtaTGTGATCTGCAAAGTTGGAAATGATTCTCAGAAGGCAGTGCAGATTTTGCAGATGATGTCAGGAAAGGAGCTGCATTCTGTACTAGTAAAAGATATTCAGGGAGGATTAATGGCTTGGGCTCGCAAGATTGACCCAACACTTCCCCAGTATTAA